The following is a genomic window from Clostridium sp..
AGGATTTATGTATCCATCACTTCCAAGTTCCCCAAAGTGGATTTTTACAGCTGTTAGATCTCCCCTGTTTAAGAGCCCCTTGAACCCTGCCCTTTCAAACAGTTTCCTGATCTTGTTAACCTTGTTTTGTTTCTTGCTTCTTGCCCTCAAGTTTGCAAAATAAACATCACTTTTCATTATGATCCCCCTTTACTATAGTTGTAAACTTATTTCAATTCTCCCTCCAGAAATCCTATGCTATAGTCAAGCACTTCTTCCTCCCAGCTCTTCTTATTGAATGTATGATCTGCTCCCTGAACAGCATGTAAAACAGCCTTTATCCCATAAATTTCAAGATATTTTTCCGATACGTCAAATGGGACAGTTTCATCATTATCACCATGTATAAGCATGACATTTTTATCATAAGGAGATGCCTTTTCCAAAATATCCAGATCCTTGAGATCATCCAAAAATCCTGTACCCAGAGACAGTCCTTCCACATCCCAAAAACCCTGTTTGCGCATTTCAATTATATCATCTTCCATTTTGCCATTTATAACAATTTCTCTTATGTTCCCAGCAGGCGCCCACAGACAGAGACAGCTTACATCATCCCTGCAGTCTCCTGCAAGCATGCTTGAAACCGCCCCTCCAAGGCTGAGACCTAAAACTCCTATTTTACCTGTATCAATAAACTTCAGTGATTTTACATATTCAAGAACAGTTTTTGCATCATCAAGCTCCCTGGAAACAGTCATATCAATAAAATCTCCATCACTTTCCCCGCTTCCGGCAAAATCAAATCTCACACTGGCTATTCCCCTGTCCGCCAGCATCCTGGACAACTTTACAAATATAAAATGCGGTCCCATCTTATGTCCCGTAAATCCGTGAAAAATGCAAACTACAGGAACCTTCCCGGTAATCTTCTCAGGTGTATGAAGCATTCCCCTAAGCATCTTGCCTTCCGTATTTTTAATCTCGACTGATTTTTGCATTAAAATTCGCCTCCAAATAATATCAATAACTTATTATATCCAATATTGCAGACACTTTTCAACTGAACGTCCTCTTGTATATAATAAAAAAACAGCAGGATAATTATATTATCACTGCCATTTAAGCACACCATTTTTCATATTTGAAGTCTCTTTACTATTTCGCCGCCTTCAATATGCTTGTCCATAATTTCTTCAACATCATCTGGAGTAACTCCACCATACCATACTCCATCTGGATACACAACTACAATCGGGCCCCTGTCACAAAGTGAAAAGCATCCAGTATTGGTTACCAGTACTTCTCCATCCAGTTCCCTGTCATCTATTTCCTCCATAAACTTCCCCACTATGTCCACAGAATTTTTGGAATAACATGCACCCTGCTGTTTTCCATTAATTCTGCAGCTTGTACAGACAAAAATATGATACTTGGGATTAACCATATAAATACCCCCTTAATAACTTTTAGATTATATAAAATAATCTATCACAATTTGTTATCAATTTCAATATAAAAATATCAATTTATCACAACTCGGGCATTATATTAAAAATTTGATTATATCTACACTATTTCTTTGAGCAGTTTTGAAAAATATGCAGCATGTCCTTTTTCTTCTTCTATTATGAGCGACAAAATGTCTTTAACTTCTTTTTTGGAAATACCCTTATATAATTGAGAATAAACATCGACTGTAAGTTCTTCTGTCTTTACTGCATGCTCTATTGCAGTTTTCAAATCTGCAAATGCATCTTCAGGCTGCTCTTTTTGATTAAAGACTTTATTTTCGATTAAATTTTTGAGATGTGCAGTTACTTCTTCGTCAAAAAGATAGTCGGAATCAGTATCTTTTTTATTTGACACTTCATCAAAAAGCTTTCTGAACTTTTCCTTGTGAACAAATTCCTGTCCTGCTGCAGATATTAAAAATTGCTTAATCTTACCTTTAGTATAATTTGCACCATTTGTATAAAATTTATATCCTTCATCTTCCATAAGTATTGCAACTTTAAGCATCTCAGCTGCATTAAAATTATTGTTGGCCATTAATATCCCTTCCCTTCTGATGATTGATTCATATAGTTAAATAATACACTCTCAAGAAACATTTATCAATACCGTGAATTCTGACATTTATTTAATGGAATATTTATTTTAAGCATGCAGAAACAAGAAATAAACTATCAAAATACCGGATTAAATACAAACTTAATCCTATATTTCTATAATTTTCTGTAAATTCTGTTAAATATTTTAATTTCATTAACAAATTAGAGACACTATATTCATATTTATTATTTATACTTTAAAACAAGTTTTGCAATTACAGCAAAATTTATTGTACAACAAATAAAACTTTAGGAGGTTTCTCTTTATGAGTAAACGAATCAATTTGATAATTGCAGCATTGGTTATAGCAGGAACTTTGCCGGCTTTTACACCTAATACAGCAAAAGCAGCAGGAACAGCCTGCCCTACTTCAGTAAATCAGCAAAATCTGTTAAAAGACATTCTAAATAAATATCCTCAACTGAAAAATTGTAAAATTACTAATTCAAAAAATACAACTACCCAAAATTCAGGTTCAAACACTTCTACGCAGCCTAAAAGCAATGCAAATACAGCAGGAAATAGTGGACAAGCCTCCTCTATAAGTGCAGAAGCAAATGAAGTAATCAGGTTAGTGAACGTTGAAAGAAATAAAAATGGACTAGCGTCTCTCAAGGCTAACGCTGAATTATCCAAAGTAGCATCAGTTAAAGCCCAGGACATGATTGACAAAAACTATTTCAGTCATACTTCACCTACATACGGATCTCCTTTTGACATGATGCAAAAATTCGGTATAAAGTATACAGCTGCAGGTGAAAATATTGCATATGGCCAGAAAACTCCTGCAGAAGTAATGAATGGATGGATGAATTCTTCAGGACACAGGGCAAATATATTGAATTCCAATTTTACTGAAATTGGAGTCGGAGTTGCCAAGGACAAAAATGGGACTCCATACTGGGTTCAGATGTTTATAAACCCTGGAAAATAAAAACTATTTATTTCAAGGACTGTTGATAAAATGTACTTTATCAACAGTCCTTTCATCTACATAAGACTTTTTGCAGTTAAAAAAGTAATGTTAAAATATTTTATTTTAAATTTTACATGAATGCTCTTTTTCTAAATCACATCCTGTATTAAAATTAATTTGAATAGACTATTTACAATTACTACGGTCAGTCCTACTTCTATTTCTACTTTTAAAATTTTCGTCTTATTATCAGTAAATTTTCCTTTAAATATAGCTCTATGACTTATCTGTTTATTACTTTTATCTGCATTCCGCTCATGACATCCAGGGCCTTTTCATTCAAGCTCTCGTCATTGCTTGCAGTGCAGAGTGCATCTACTATGATCTCTGCTTCCGGAAGTGCAGCCTTTGCCAAAACAGCATTTGATATTACACAGATATTGGATACCACACCTACCAATTCAACACTTTGAAATCCACCTTTTGACAGATAATTTGCCAGTTCCATTGATCCAAAGGTTACCTTTTCGAAACCTTTTGTATCATCATCAAACATGTGATAAATTTTTCCGTACAGATTCCATCCTTCTGTATTCTTTATACAATGCCTTACAGGTAGATTTTTCCCTTCCTGAGTACTCAGATAATCCTCACCATGAGTATCGAATGTAAATACTACTTCATACCCATTGTTTTTGTACTGCTCAATTTTTTCTGCAATTCTGTCCTCCAGTTCAACTGCCTTGTCAAATCCAAGACTTCCCTTCACAAAGTCATTTTGATAGTCCACTACAAGCAATATCCTTTTCATTATCATTCCCCCCTAGCTATATTTTTAAGAAACTGCATTATATTTTTCCATTCTTCCTGCCTGCTGCTGTTCAATCTTCCCATCCTGTCACAAAAGCCAAGCAGGGCCACTTCCATGACATCCGTATGCTGTTTCATTCCATCTATATCTGCAAAGGGCAAATTTTTTGTTACAAAGAGTATATTCATATGATATCTTACTAGCCAGGAGACCTTGTCAATGAAAATTATATCATCTGTAAAACACGACAGAAATTCATTGACCAGCCTGGCACCAACCTTGTCGTGGTCATATGAAGTTATTTTCCCCTTTCTGTTCCTCGTGGTGGAAGATTTCCCTATGTCATGAAGAAGTGCCGCCCACATAAACACCCTTTGGTCTCTACTTTTTATTTTGACATTTGCTGCTTCATCCACCACAAGCATAGTATGGTTCCACACGTTTCCTTCAGGATGATATTTAGGAGACTGCTCTGTAATTTTCAATTTATACAGCATGTCAAATGGATATTTATCAAAGGATGAATCATTGCATATTTGTTCTAAATAAAAGGATGGTTGGGAATCCTCCAATAAATGGCGCTCAATATTAAAATACAATTTATCAAATATCTTAGAGTTCTTCATATACTGCCGGGTCCTGATTTTTATTTCTTCCCGATTCACGTGTCAATTCACAAATGCTCTCCATTTCTCTCTCGGACAATTCAAAATCAAATATATTCAGATTCTCAACCTGATGCTGCTTTGATACAGCTTTGGGGATTGGAACCGCTCCAAGCTGCACATGCCAGCGTAAGACCACCTGTGAAGCTGTTTTATTATGCGCCCTTGCTATTTCACAAATTCTTTCCTCTTTAAGTAAGCCATTCGACCTCCCGAGAGGACTCCATGATTCCGTTACAATATTGTGTTCCCTATTCCACTTGCGCTGATTTTCCTGGTTGAAATACGGGTGGAGCTCAATCTGGTTTACACTGGGTGTTACACCTGTTTCTTCTATCAGTTTGCCTATGTGCTCAGGAAGAAAATTGCAGACTCCTATGGACCTTATCAGCCCCCGCTTTTTGGATTCTATCAATGCCTGCCACGCTTCAACATATAAATCAATTCTCGGATTCGGCCAATGAATCAAGTACAGATCATAATAATCAAGCTGTGCCCTTAACAGTGATTCCTGAACAGTTTCAATTGCCTCTCCATATGAATGGTGACGGCCTGGCAATTTTGAAGTAATCAAAAGTTTATCTCTCGATACGGAACTTTGTTTAACAGCTTCTCCAACTGCCCCTTCATTTTCATAGTTGAATGCAGAATCAATCAGTCTGTATCCAATATCAATTGCATCTTTTATGGCATCCACTCCATACAGTCCATTTAACTTATAGGTTCCAAATCCAACAGCCGGTATTTTAAGTCCATCGTTCAATTTAATTTCAGCAACCTTGTTCTGCATAAAAAACATCTCCTCTAAATTCTAAATAAATCTCAATTATTATCCAGATCAATTGTGAATTTACTATCTTCAAGTAATTTTATATCACTCATATCAGTCGTTCCAACATATATTTCGCCCTTATCTCTATCCTTAAATACTTTCGTAATTATATCCCTGTTACTGGATACATTTTTATAATCTCCTCCTGAATCTTCATCATCCAGCATTTTTTTATTGCTATCATATAAATACAATCTGCCAAGTTGTATGTCCAATCCCAAATTTCCTTCACATCTGTACTTTGCATATACCTTTCCATCTCTCCTGGTTATACCATATACAATCAATCTGTTGTCCTCATCCTGTTTTAATACAATAGGAAAATTTCCAGTAACTTTTAATGGCTCCAGATACCTTGGATTGTGAGTTGCATAATATGGAGTTATATACATTTTCTTTGAATCTTTAGGCATTCCAGAAAACAGTTCAAAACTCATATCATCTTTATCAGCATAGTTTACAGTATTTTTATTGGGCATTAACTCTGAACCTTTCCATCTAAGATAATTTCCTCTATTATCCGTAATTATAAAATCCAGTGGATTAGTATACTTGCGATTGGGTGAAATATTATAAGTGTAGTCAAATAGAATTTTTGTACTGAGTGGTGTTACATTAATCTGTTTGATTTCCGTATCTATATTATACCATTTGATACGTTTATTTATTTTAACAATTTTTGTACTGTTCATAATTTTTTTCTTTGATACAGTAAAATTAAAATCCCATGGTCCCTTTATTACTCTACTTTTTTTTGAATCTGGCGAAACGGCATTAAAATCTGCATAGGATATTTTTACATGCATATTGTCCGGTATATTCATATTGTCCGGTATATCTATAGTATCTACAGTCGTATAGGTAGTATAAGCAGCATTATTAACAATTTTACTGTCCTTTCCACCACTTCCATTTAACCATTTTCCATTAACGGTTATGGTAGGATTCACTGTAGGAAAAGATTTTTCGTAAAATTTATATCCGGTTTTAAATGTTGCAGCAATTATAAATCTATTATCATCAATGGCAACCTCGTTTAAAGTAACTTTAATACCGTTTTTTTCTATTGATTTATTTATTACAGATGTATAAGTGTCGAATTCACCATTATCTCTATCTTCAAAATTCTTTATTATATTTCCCAACAGAGGTATTTCTCTGGCAAAAGTAGGCTTCACATTAAATATTATTATACATGCTAAAAACAATACTGCAAAAGATATGCATGCATTTTTCACAAATTTTTTCAAATTATATATATTTTTTTCAGTATAACGATGTAATCTCTTTTTTATCTTTTTTTTATCTATATCATTCAAATCAGTTTTATCATATTCTTTTAAATCAATTTCTACATAATTGAGGAACTCGTATATATCCTTCATAATTTGTCAACCTCCCTGAAAATAATTTTTCTCAGCTTTTTTCTACCTCTACTAAGTCTATTATTTACAACTTCTCTATTAACATTTAATTTTTCTGCTATATGCCCAGAAGTTTCATTATTAAAATACTTGAGAATAAATATTTCCCTGTCCTGTGGTTTTAAGTTGGATAATAATTTCATTATTTCATTATAATTTTCTTTTTGCAAAATATCTTCATCTACGGTGTTCATGCTTTTTATTTCCATTTTATCTATATTTTCATTTTTCAACTCTTTAATTAATTTTCTCTGATAGTCTATTGATTTGTATTTTGATATTGCAGCTATCCAGCTCTTGAAACTACTGTTTCCATTATACTTATCTATATTATTCCAAACCGCCAGCAAAATATCATTTATACATTCTTCCACACCACCATTATTTTCGAAATTAAACAGTATTTTTTTCACTATGGAATGTATAAGTCCGCCATAAGTATCTACAACAAAATCCAATGCTCTTGGATTTCTCTTTTTGAGTTGCGAAATTACATTGTCTTTATTAATTTTCACTATTTCTCTCCTTTCCATAAAACCTACTTCATAAATTATGTCGTAACAATTATGAAAATAATATCAATAAACAACAAATACATATTTAACCGCTATATAAAATTTTTACAAGCTCTTGACTTTTAAATATATTTATATAATAATTAATACATAAAGATAATGATTATTATTTACATTCAAATAAAAGAGTAAAATATTATTCCAAATTTCAAGGAGGTAGTTATTATGTCATTAATTGGAACTGAAGTAAAGCCATTCAAGGCCACTGCTTATCAAAATGGAAAATTTACAGATATTACAGAAGCGGATTTCAAAGGAAGATGGAGTGTAGTACTTTTCTATCCAGCTGATTTCAGCTTTGTATGTCCAACTGAACTTGAAGATTTGCAAAACAATTATGAAACATTGAAAGAACTTGGCGCTGAAGTATATTCTGTTTCAA
Proteins encoded in this region:
- a CDS encoding alpha/beta hydrolase family protein — translated: MQKSVEIKNTEGKMLRGMLHTPEKITGKVPVVCIFHGFTGHKMGPHFIFVKLSRMLADRGIASVRFDFAGSGESDGDFIDMTVSRELDDAKTVLEYVKSLKFIDTGKIGVLGLSLGGAVSSMLAGDCRDDVSCLCLWAPAGNIREIVINGKMEDDIIEMRKQGFWDVEGLSLGTGFLDDLKDLDILEKASPYDKNVMLIHGDNDETVPFDVSEKYLEIYGIKAVLHAVQGADHTFNKKSWEEEVLDYSIGFLEGELK
- a CDS encoding 2Fe-2S ferredoxin, whose amino-acid sequence is MVNPKYHIFVCTSCRINGKQQGACYSKNSVDIVGKFMEEIDDRELDGEVLVTNTGCFSLCDRGPIVVVYPDGVWYGGVTPDDVEEIMDKHIEGGEIVKRLQI
- a CDS encoding ferritin family protein, with protein sequence MANNNFNAAEMLKVAILMEDEGYKFYTNGANYTKGKIKQFLISAAGQEFVHKEKFRKLFDEVSNKKDTDSDYLFDEEVTAHLKNLIENKVFNQKEQPEDAFADLKTAIEHAVKTEELTVDVYSQLYKGISKKEVKDILSLIIEEEKGHAAYFSKLLKEIV
- a CDS encoding CAP domain-containing protein, producing the protein MSKRINLIIAALVIAGTLPAFTPNTAKAAGTACPTSVNQQNLLKDILNKYPQLKNCKITNSKNTTTQNSGSNTSTQPKSNANTAGNSGQASSISAEANEVIRLVNVERNKNGLASLKANAELSKVASVKAQDMIDKNYFSHTSPTYGSPFDMMQKFGIKYTAAGENIAYGQKTPAEVMNGWMNSSGHRANILNSNFTEIGVGVAKDKNGTPYWVQMFINPGK
- a CDS encoding cysteine hydrolase family protein → MKRILLVVDYQNDFVKGSLGFDKAVELEDRIAEKIEQYKNNGYEVVFTFDTHGEDYLSTQEGKNLPVRHCIKNTEGWNLYGKIYHMFDDDTKGFEKVTFGSMELANYLSKGGFQSVELVGVVSNICVISNAVLAKAALPEAEIIVDALCTASNDESLNEKALDVMSGMQIKVINR
- a CDS encoding HDIG domain-containing metalloprotein, with translation MKNSKIFDKLYFNIERHLLEDSQPSFYLEQICNDSSFDKYPFDMLYKLKITEQSPKYHPEGNVWNHTMLVVDEAANVKIKSRDQRVFMWAALLHDIGKSSTTRNRKGKITSYDHDKVGARLVNEFLSCFTDDIIFIDKVSWLVRYHMNILFVTKNLPFADIDGMKQHTDVMEVALLGFCDRMGRLNSSRQEEWKNIMQFLKNIARGE
- a CDS encoding aldo/keto reductase, whose amino-acid sequence is MQNKVAEIKLNDGLKIPAVGFGTYKLNGLYGVDAIKDAIDIGYRLIDSAFNYENEGAVGEAVKQSSVSRDKLLITSKLPGRHHSYGEAIETVQESLLRAQLDYYDLYLIHWPNPRIDLYVEAWQALIESKKRGLIRSIGVCNFLPEHIGKLIEETGVTPSVNQIELHPYFNQENQRKWNREHNIVTESWSPLGRSNGLLKEERICEIARAHNKTASQVVLRWHVQLGAVPIPKAVSKQHQVENLNIFDFELSEREMESICELTRESGRNKNQDPAVYEEL
- a CDS encoding DUF4179 domain-containing protein; amino-acid sequence: MKDIYEFLNYVEIDLKEYDKTDLNDIDKKKIKKRLHRYTEKNIYNLKKFVKNACISFAVLFLACIIIFNVKPTFAREIPLLGNIIKNFEDRDNGEFDTYTSVINKSIEKNGIKVTLNEVAIDDNRFIIAATFKTGYKFYEKSFPTVNPTITVNGKWLNGSGGKDSKIVNNAAYTTYTTVDTIDIPDNMNIPDNMHVKISYADFNAVSPDSKKSRVIKGPWDFNFTVSKKKIMNSTKIVKINKRIKWYNIDTEIKQINVTPLSTKILFDYTYNISPNRKYTNPLDFIITDNRGNYLRWKGSELMPNKNTVNYADKDDMSFELFSGMPKDSKKMYITPYYATHNPRYLEPLKVTGNFPIVLKQDEDNRLIVYGITRRDGKVYAKYRCEGNLGLDIQLGRLYLYDSNKKMLDDEDSGGDYKNVSSNRDIITKVFKDRDKGEIYVGTTDMSDIKLLEDSKFTIDLDNN
- a CDS encoding sigma-70 family RNA polymerase sigma factor — encoded protein: MKINKDNVISQLKKRNPRALDFVVDTYGGLIHSIVKKILFNFENNGGVEECINDILLAVWNNIDKYNGNSSFKSWIAAISKYKSIDYQRKLIKELKNENIDKMEIKSMNTVDEDILQKENYNEIMKLLSNLKPQDREIFILKYFNNETSGHIAEKLNVNREVVNNRLSRGRKKLRKIIFREVDKL